The DNA segment TCTGTCGAAGCTCTCCCAGTAGCAAGCGGCTTGATCATGGGGTTTGTTACACAGTACATCCCCTGTTGCATCACGGTAAATTACGGATACTGTGTGGAAAGCTTGGGGTGAGCCACCTCAGCCCCACCTCAGCCACATCCCACCAAATTAGGGCAGTCCAAATTTCTCCCACTGTTGTGCGTGAGCATCCTTCCCTGGTTGTCGAACCTTGCACCCCAGCTTCCTAGTTCTCAGTAGTCGTCGTCATTCGGAGCCGACAACCTTCACGATGGCCAGTATGTCGCCCCTCTTGTCTCTCAGTCCGATTACGTGGTTCACCGAAGGTACTGACAATTTGCAGAGTCTAAGAACTCGTCTCAGCACAACCAGTCGCGCAAGGCGCACCGGAACGGGTACGCTCCATCGCACAACGAACGAAACGTCGACATATCGATGGCGCTAACAAGGAGACTGCAAACAGCATCAAGAGGCCCAAGACCCAGAGATACCCCTCGCTGAAGGGCACCGACCCCAAGTTCCGGAGAAACCACAGGCATGCGCTCCACGGCACCGCTAAGGCTCTGGTACGCAGTACCCCGATTTCAACCATCTTATTTATCGATTCGAGACCGGCACGGGCTAACGCATGCTTCAACAGAAGGAGTTCCGGGAGGGCAAGCGGGAGACTGCTTGATTTTACTTTCCTTTGTTTGCTGCGCGCGATGGCGGGAGGGGATACATCTTCGGACATGACTTTTACGAAGAAGGAGTTCTAGGCGGACGACGATATCTGCATTGTCTTGCAGCCCACCGCTCTTACTGGGACCGGCTTTTTCCTCGAGGTGTTAAACAATCTGGGGCATCTCATTCGATCAAACACCCAAACCGGAATCCATTGGGCCACTGCGCAGTGAGGCGGATCTGCCGGGGTGCTATcctctcctccgccggcgcggctTGAACGATCTTGGTCCCGATGCAGTTGCGTGCTGTGTGGAAGGTGTAGTGTGGTGAGCGACTGACGACTGCACTCTGGCTCGCCCTCTTTCTGCTTGTTGGGTCCAACCATTTCTGCGGGCGCCGGGGAGGACATCCATAACGATGAACGGCATTAGTGTGTACAGCTCTGAGCTCTTTTCCCGTGCTCATTGTGCTGAAGGATGATTTCGTGCCGAGAGGGACCAGCCTGGCTATTACCAAACACCTTTGCTCTTCCTCCCGAAAGACTTCGGTGCATGAAAGCCAGGCGACATCCGCCCATGACTGAGACCTCCGCTCCAGATCTCTGACCGTTACGGGTTGCTAATGAGCAGTCCGAATTCCCATTGACATTCTCAGCGGTGGGCATTAAGCCGTTGGCCGTTGCTGATTTGCTCGCTACTTCTAAGAGAGCAGTTGATCTTGAACAAGTCGCAGTCACAATACCAACCTTGATCAACGAATCATCAATATCACGCAGCTCAGGGAGCGGTTCTGAGTAAAGGTCGTACGAGCATTGCCGCCTTTGCCTCACGAGCCAGTGTCTCAGGCCGAGTGTTCTCCGTCCTCGTTTTATGTGCCCCGGCGTCTGCCCCTCGTCTGATGCCAAGAGACAGTGGGCGATGCACCTCAGAGGCGTATTTTGAGGTTAGGGAGTGCTGACTCATTTGGTGTGGTTCCCGACCTGCCGCTGTTGGTGACAGCCCTATTTCGCGGGCGTCTGAGCTGCGAGTCGGCTGAATCAGGGGGAGTTTAGCTACAACTACACAGTAGTGTCAAGATACCTCCTACCTGGTAGTTTACTATGCTGTGAAGGTGACAGTTGGTGATTGTCAACCTCCAACAAACGTGACGAGAAGATGTTGTCTCGCGTTGCAAGGTAGTTATGGATACCTAAGCTCCCGAAAGCTCGCCTGGCCCTCTAGTTCAAGCTCAGCGCTTGGCTGCGGAGCAAAAATATCGAGGCTGAGCCTGGCGATGCGGGGGGAAAGGAAAGGCGAAACGTTCTTGGTGTGGAGTCGCCTCCTGAACTGCTAAACCAACGGTAACGTTTTGTAGCGCGTTTGTGGAGTACTTCCGTGCCTTTCCGCCCATCAGGCGCCAGCCTCAGCTGGACACAGGGCCTGATCCACTTTTCCACCAGGCTCCGAGCGAGAGTCTTACCATCCCTCCCGTTCTCCAGCTCATTCGCTCGTCTGTGGGCGTCCCGCATCCAGGTTCCGTTCCTCGAGTCCTCAACAACTCCCTCCTCTCTTTTTTTGTTGCGCCCTCAGCGTGGACCTGTCGCTTTCTGCTGGTCCAGGCCGGAGCTCGCATCCTTCCTCTCCCGCCATTCTTCGTTTCGGCACGGATTTCTGAATAGTCGGGAGCTTTTCTTAATGGGTATGTCGACCTCTGGATAACTGAAGCCTCTTCCCCGCCCGGTCGTCTGATGCAGCGGCGCTTCGTCTGGAGATGTCGAAAGGCCGCTGCATTGGCTCTGGTGAGGTAGTCGCTGCATGGTGGTGGTCTTTGTCTGCTTCTTCCCTCCCTCCACGACTTGCAGAACTGGTGCACGCACTAGCTTCTGGCAAGCCTTGCGACTTGCTACATGCTCGCTTTTCCGGACTCCCTTTTGCCCTTCTGCCCCTCCGGCTCCGATATCTGTTCTGGCCATCCTGGGCTAACCTcgatcctcctcctccacagAACCTCGTGCCTTCCAGTGATCCTTCCTTCCTCGCGAGAATTTCGATCCTCCTTTGAGGCCAGCGGGTTACTGCAGGAGTTCTCGAAAGTCTTCGCGCCCTTTCATACCTACCTCTTCTGCAGCGACTTCGAAAGTCCCGGCCGCAGCGGAGTTTAATCCCATCGAGTATCTCTGCAAACACATACGATATTCTGCCCTTGGTACGTAACTATGGGAGATGCGCCCCGCGATATAGCATGAATCCAGGCCCCCGGAAAATCACGGGAGTCTGTTGCCGCTGCCAGCCAGCGCAAGCTAACGGTGAATCAGCTGCAAGCGCTGTTTCAGCTTTTCCCTGGCACCTGGCACCGGCCAATTCTTCGAGACGACGCTTTGATTCATTCCCACCCTCGTTTATAGAGCGCTTCCCGTCAGCTACTCGATTGTGCGACGCCCGATTCTCGGCTCCGCGCCGATTATGCTCAACATGTCCAACATCATGAGCAACCGCAACAGCACGCCCGAGGCTGGCAGCGTCTCCTCGCTGCGGCCTCCCTCGTCGCGGGCGATTGGCGCAACCACCCACGGTCTTCGTGCGTCTGCCGACATGGCTGCCCTGACTGGAcaggccgccgctggccggaTCCGACCGTCTTCCGACTTCTACGGTCAGGTGCAGACGGGCGCTGGTCAGGGAAATTCGGACATGGATGCTCAGGACAAGCTGGCCCAGCAGTGGATCGCCGATATCGACCAGTACGAGACCACTCTCGAAGAGATGGCTGCCGCCACTCTTGACCAGGACTTCAAGGATGAGCTGAGCGCCATCGAGCAGTGGTTCCGGGTTCTTAGCGAGGCTGAGCGGACGGCTGCCCTGTatgcgctgctgcagcagacCACACAGGTCCAGATTCGCTTCTTCATTCAGGTTCTGCAGCAGATGGGCAAGAACCACCCCATGTCGGGCGTTCTGTCGCCCGCAAACTTTGACAAAGGTTAGTCATCCCTCAAACACGCACGCCCAAGATGCCGGCTCTGACTCGTCCGTGTTGCAGACCCCATGTCAAATCGGCTCAGCGATGCAATGAGCAAGCTGAATGTGGACTCGGCTCGGAACTCGCTGGCTCGGCCGAACGCCGGTCCGAATGTGAAGCGCCAGTCTGGCCTGGACTCGTCGACCATCAACGCTATGTTTcccgacgccgcggccgcgatCGCGACCGAGAAGGCAAAGTTCACACAGCAGACAGGCAACCCGCCCACGTCGGCTAGGAACAGCTTGGTGGATAACCGGAACTctctggcggcgccgacgattTCTGCTCCCAAGGATGACGCCAACGGGCAGAACCCGGTGTCGCCCTGGGGCCCCAACGACGCGTCCCGGCCCAAGTCCTCTtccggcggccaggcgccCATGGGCCAGTTTgtgcagccgccgccgtcggccggcgcCTTGCGGTCGCCTCGCCCCCAGCTTACGAGCAACTCGAATATCCAATCGACCACGCTGACGACCGGGGAGCAGTCGCTTGCCGACCTGCCCCTTCTGTCGCCGTATGGCGCGAGTGGCAACTGGGCCTCGATGGTCAACACGCCGATGGTGCCGACCTTCAACCAGCAGCAGACGAACAACGCCGACATGGTGGCCAATGCCACGGCAATGAAGCTGGCGGCTCTCTCGACGGTCAACAACCGGTTCGCTCTGGACGATGTGCGCAAGTATCGGCGTGCTCGATCtaacgacgccgccggccaggcccAGAACGCCCTGTCGCCCGGTGCGCCGGCCATTCCGGGCGCGATCATGGTCAGCGAGCACGGAGTACCGCTCTCGCGGGAGCAGATGATGACTCTCCAGCAGCCCCAGAACCTCAGTTTCGCAGCCCACAGGTCCCGACCCAACTCGCCGGGCATCGCGGTGCAGAACTATGGTCCGGCGCTGGCCTTTACTTCGCCGCAGAACAACGGCTTTCTGAGCGCTTACGATGGTGCGCCTTCCCTTATGAACAATGGACTGGCTCCGATGAATTTGGCCGCATTTGGTTTGGGCGGCCATCATGAAGGGTACCACTCGGACCACTCAGATATGGTGCGAGGGCGTTCTCCGCGTGGCCGGAGAGGCACGTCCAAGCCGCCTGAGGATCCGACAGACCcgacgctgctgcaggaCATCCCGAGCTGGCTGCGGAGCCTGCGCCTGCACAAGTACACGGAGAATCTCAAGGACATGAAGTGGACGGAGCTCATTGAGCTGGACGAcaagcagctcgaggagcgCGGCGTCAACGCGCTGGGTGCTCGACGCAAGATGCTCAAGGTCTTTGAGCAGGTCAAGGGTAGGTCGGCCGAGCAGCAAGTCTCCGCCAAGGTGACGAGTTACTGACGCGTTACGCCGACAgaggccaagaag comes from the Thermothielavioides terrestris NRRL 8126 chromosome 4, complete sequence genome and includes:
- a CDS encoding 60S ribosomal protein L29, producing the protein MAKSKNSSQHNQSRKAHRNGIKRPKTQRYPSLKGTDPKFRRNHRHALHGTAKALKEFREGKRETA